The Streptomyces durmitorensis genome contains the following window.
GCCTGCAGATCCTTCAACTTGCCGCCGAACGCGTCCCGTTCGGCGGTGTGCGCGAGCGTCGCGTCGAGCGCCGCGGCCGCCATGCCGACCGCGAAGGCGCCGACGCTGGGCCGGAAGCGGTTGAGGGTGGTCATGGCGACGCGGAAGCCGCGGTCGACCTCGCCGAGCACGTCGTCGCCCGTGACGGTCACGCCGTCGAAGGCGAGGGCGCCGATCGGGTGCGGGGAGAGCATGTCCAGGGGGGTGCCGGTGAGGCCCGCGCGGTCGGCGGGGACGAGGAAGGCGGTGACGCCGCGGGCGCCCGCGCCGGGGGTCGTCCGGGCGAAGACGGTGTAGAAGTCGGCCTCGGGGGCGTTCGAGATCCAGCACTTCTCGCCGGTGAGCCGCCAGGAGGAGGGGCCGTCCGGTGCGGCGTTCAGGGCCAGGGCGGCGGCGTCCGAGCCCGCGCCGGGCTCGGAGAGGGCGAAGGCGGCGACGGCGTGCCCCGCGCGGGCGGGGGCCAGCCACTGCTCGCGCTGGCGCGTGGAGCCGAACGCGGCGACGGGGTGCGCCCCGAGCCCCTGGAGGGCCAGCGCGGTCTCGGCCTCCGTGCAGGCGTAGGCGAGGGACTCGCGCAGGAGGCAGAGGCCGAGGGCGCCCGATGTGGCGTGCGGGGCCCGCGAGGCGGAGGGCGGGCCGGATGCGCCCTCCCCCTCCCCCGCGAACAGGCGGTCAAGGAGGCCCAGTTCACCCAGCGCCTCCACCAGTGGGCGGTTCACCCGGCCCGGCTCGCCCTTCTCCGCCAGCGGGCGCAGCCGCTCGCCGGCGAGGGTGCGTAGCTCCGCACACCAGGCGGTTTGTTCCGGATTGAGCGAGAATGCCGTCATGCCGGGCCCCTCCTCTATCGCGCACCGTTGACTGTCGTCACCATCACGATACGCTCGTTGTGCGAGCTCACCACAAGCCCGAACGGCAAGGGGGCGACCCGCTGTGGACGCCAAGAGTGCACTGCGACTCCACCCGTCAGCTCACGTCGACACCTTCGCCCGGGAGCATCTCCCGCCGCCGGAGCAGTGGCCGGCGCTGGTCCGCGACCGGCCCGAACTGCACTACGCCGACCGCCTCAACTGCGGCGCCGAGCTCCTCGACCGGACGGTGGAGCGGCTCGGCGCCGACAGGCCCGCCTTCCGTGCGGGCTCCGGCGACGTGTGGACGTACGGCGAGCTCCAGCGGCACGTCGACCGGATCGCGCACGTCCTGACCGGCGAACTCGACGTCCTGCCCGGCCAGCGCGTCCTGCTGCGCGGCCCGACCACGCCCTGGCTCGCGGCCTGCTGGCTCGCGGTGATGAAGGCGGGCGCGGTCGCGGTCACCGTCCTGGCCCAACAGCGCTCGCACGAGCTGGCCACCATGTGCGAGATCGCGGAGGTCCGTCACGCGCTGTGCGACGCCCGCGTGGTGGACGACCTGGTCAAGGCCGGGATTCCGGGGCTCGCCGTCACCACCTTCGGCGGGGACGGGGACGACGACCTGCTGGCCCGCGCCGCCCGTCAGCCGGATGTGTACGAGGCCGTCGACACCGCCGCGGACGACGTGGCCCTCATCGCCTTCACGTCCGGCACCACCGGGCGCCCCAAGGGCTGCATGCACTTCCACAGCGATGTGCTCGCCATCGCCGACACCTTCGCGCGCCACGTCCTGAAGCCGGGGCCCGACGACGTCTTCGCGGGCAGCCCTCCGCTCGGCTTCACCTTCGGGCTCGGCGGGCTCGTCATCTTCCCGCTGCGGTTCGGCGCCTCGTCGCTCCTGCTCGAACAGGCGGGCCCCAAGCAGCTGTTGCCCGCGATCGCCGAGCACGGAGTGACGGTGCTCTTCACGGCGCCGACCGCCTATCGCGTCATGCTCGACGAACTGCGCGAGCCGGGCGCGCCCGACGTCTCCACGCTGCGGCGGTGCGTCTCCGCGGGCGAGAACCTGCCCGCCGCCACCTGGCAGGCCTGGCACGAGCGCACCGCTCTTCGCATCATCAACGGCATCGGCGCGACCGAGCTCCTGCACATCTTCATCTCCGCGGCGGACGAGGCGATCCGGCCCGGCACGACGGGCCGCCCCGTCCCCGGCTGGCACGCGCGCGTGGTCGACGACTCGGGGGCCCCGGTGCCGGACGGGGAGCCGGGCCTGCTCGCCGTGCGCGGTCCGGTCGGCTGCCGCTATCTGGGCGACGACCGCCAGCTTCAGTACGTACGCCACGGCTGGAACGTCACCGGCGACACCTATGTCCGGGATGCCGACGGCTACTTCACCTACGTGGCCCGCGCGGACGACATGATCATCTCGGCCGGGTACAACATCGCGGGCCCGGAGGTCGAGGAGGCGCTCCTGCGCCACCCCGACGTCCTGGAGACGGCCGTGGTGGGGCGCCCCGACGAGCTGCGCGGGCAGACGGTCGTCGCGTATGTCGTCCCGCGCCCCGGCACGGAGCGGGACCCGGACCGGCTGCGCGAGTTCATGAAGGGCGAGCTGGTGCCGTACAAGTGCCCGCGCGAGATCGTCTTCCTGGACGCGCTGCCGCGCACCGCGACAGGCAAGCTGCAACGGTTCCGGCTGCGGGAGCCGGGCCCCGTAGAGTGATCACGTGTCCGAGCAGCACACTCCACGGTCCCTGATCGTCACTTTCTACGGCGCCTATGGGCGCGCGGCCCCCGGCCCGGTGCCGGTGGCCGATCTTGTCAGGCTCCTCGCCCCGGTCGGCGTGGACGCCCCCTCCGTGCGCTCGTCCGTCTCCCGGCTCAAGCGGCGCGAGCTGCTCGTCCCGGGGCGGACGGCGGCGGGCGCGGCGGGGTACGCGCTGTCGCCGGACGCGCGGCAGCTCCTGGAGGACGGCGACCGGCGCATCTACGCGTCGCCCCCGTCCGCGCGCCAGGACGGCGGCTGGGTGCTCGCCGTCTTCTCCGTGCCGGAGTCCGAACGCCAGAAGCGGCACGTGCTCCGCTCCCGCCTGGCCGGACTCGGCTTCGGAACGGCCGCTCCCGGGGTGTGGATCGCCCCGGCGCACCTCTACGAAGAGACCCGGCACACCCTGGAGCGCCTCCAACTCGCCTCGTACGTCGACCTGTTCCGGGGCGAGCACCTGGGCTTCGCGGCGACGGCCGACGCGGTGGCCCGCTGGTGGGACCTCTCCTCGATCGCCAAGGAGCACGAGGCGTTCCTGGACCGGCACGAGCCGGTACTCAGGGCCTGGCAGGCCCGGACGGACACCCCGCCGGAAGAGGCGTACCGCGACTATCTCCTGGCCCTGGACTCCTGGCGCCGGCTGCCGTACGCGGATCCGGGGCTGCCCGGGGAACTCCTCCCGGACGGGTGGCCCGGGGACAGGTCGGCCGAGGTGTTCGCGGCGCTCGACGGGCGGCTGCGCGACGCGGGGGCGCGCTTCGTGACGCCGGGCGACTCCTAGAGCGTCAACTCCCCAGCTTCAGGCGGGGCTTGGGCGCATCCGTCCGTCCCGTCTGCGGTCGGCGGCTGCCCGCTCCGTACTGCTGCGGCCAGCTGACCCCAGGTCCCGCGTAGCCCTGCTCGGCCGCCGCGTGCAGCGTCCAGTGCGGGTCGTACAGATGCGGGCGCGCGAGCGCGCACAGGTCCGTACGGCCCGCCAGGATCAGCGAGTTGACGTCGTCCCAGGAGGAGATGGCGCCGACCGTGAGGACGGGGATGCCGGTTTCGTTGCGGATGCGGTCGGCGAACGGGGTCTGGTAGGAGCGGCCGTAGGCGGGGCGTTCGTCGGAGACGACCTGGCCCGTCGAGACGTCGATCGCGTCGGCTCCGTGCGCGGCGAAGGCGCGGGCGATCCCGACGGCTTCGTCCGCGGTGGTGCCGCCTTCGGCCCAGTCGGTGGCCGAGATGCGGACGGTCATGGGTTTACCGTCCGGCCACAACTCCCGGATGGCGTCGAAGACTTCGAGGGGGAAGCGCAGCCGGTTCTCCGGCGAGCCGCCGTACTCGTCCGTCCGGTGGTTGGTCAGCGGCGAGAGGAACCCGGACAGCAGATAGCCGTGCGCGCAGTGCAGTTCGAGGAGGTCGAATCCGCTGCTCTCGGCCCGCCCGGCCGCCGCGGCGAACTGCTCGCGGATCGCGTCGAGTCCGGCCCGGTCCAGCTCGTGCGGGCGCTGACTGTTCGCCTTGTACGGGAGGGGCGAGGGGGCCACGAGCGGCCAGTTCCCCTCGTCCAGGGGTTCGTCGATGCCCTCCCACATCAGCTTCGTCGAGCCCTTGCGGCCCGAGTGCCCGAGCTGGACGCCGATCGCGGTGCCCGGCGCCTGCGCGTGCGCGAAGTCGGTGATCCGGCGCCAGGCCTCGGCCTGTCCTTCGGTGTAGAGCCCGGCGCAGCCCGGCGTGATGCGGCCCCGCTCACTGACGCACACCATCTCGGTCATGACCAGGCTCGCGCCGCCGAGCGCCCGCGCGCCCAGGTGGACGAGGTGGAAGTCGCCGGGGACGCCGTCCACCGCGGAGTACATGTCCATGGGGGACACGACCACGCGGTTGCGCAGGGTGAGGTCGCGCAGGGTGAAGGGCGTGAACATCGGCGGTGTGCCCTCCGGGCAGCCGAAGTCGCGCTCGACGGACTCGGTGAAGTGGGCGTCGCGCAGGCGGAGGTTGTCGTGGGTGACGCGGCGGCTGCGGGTGAGCAGGTTGAAGGCGAACTGGCGCGGCGGCTGGCCGAGATAGTCCGGGAG
Protein-coding sequences here:
- a CDS encoding acyl-CoA dehydrogenase family protein gives rise to the protein MTAFSLNPEQTAWCAELRTLAGERLRPLAEKGEPGRVNRPLVEALGELGLLDRLFAGEGEGASGPPSASRAPHATSGALGLCLLRESLAYACTEAETALALQGLGAHPVAAFGSTRQREQWLAPARAGHAVAAFALSEPGAGSDAAALALNAAPDGPSSWRLTGEKCWISNAPEADFYTVFARTTPGAGARGVTAFLVPADRAGLTGTPLDMLSPHPIGALAFDGVTVTGDDVLGEVDRGFRVAMTTLNRFRPSVGAFAVGMAAAALDATLAHTAERDAFGGKLKDLQAVAHQVAEMATRTEAARLMVHAAAAAYDRGEPDIARRAAMAKLLATETAQYVVDAAVQLHGARALQRGHLLEHLYREVRAPRIYEGASEVQRTIIAKELYAEQSAPPSAPRSTSAPRSTSAPQSATREEPSV
- a CDS encoding bifunctional salicylyl-CoA 5-hydroxylase/oxidoreductase; its protein translation is MAGAARTTTPSTPPEAHRIAVIGGGPGGLYAAALLKRLDPRREITVWERNAPDDTFGFGVVLSDETLGGIEHADPVVYAALQAEFVRWDDIDIVHRGSRHTSGGHGFAALGRRRLLGILHERCQELGVDLRFRAEAPPAAELSAAYDLVIAADGVHSLTREAHAEAFGPSVETHRCRYIWLAADFAFDAFRFEIAETEHGVMQLHGYPFSTKGTGESTVIVEMREEVWEAAGFAELDERDATERCAKIFADALGGRPLRGNKSAWINFRTVVNKRWSHGNTVLLGDAAHTAHFSIGSGTKLAVEDALALAACLQERPAIPDALAAYETERRPVVESTQRAARASLEWFERLPDYLGQPPRQFAFNLLTRSRRVTHDNLRLRDAHFTESVERDFGCPEGTPPMFTPFTLRDLTLRNRVVVSPMDMYSAVDGVPGDFHLVHLGARALGGASLVMTEMVCVSERGRITPGCAGLYTEGQAEAWRRITDFAHAQAPGTAIGVQLGHSGRKGSTKLMWEGIDEPLDEGNWPLVAPSPLPYKANSQRPHELDRAGLDAIREQFAAAAGRAESSGFDLLELHCAHGYLLSGFLSPLTNHRTDEYGGSPENRLRFPLEVFDAIRELWPDGKPMTVRISATDWAEGGTTADEAVGIARAFAAHGADAIDVSTGQVVSDERPAYGRSYQTPFADRIRNETGIPVLTVGAISSWDDVNSLILAGRTDLCALARPHLYDPHWTLHAAAEQGYAGPGVSWPQQYGAGSRRPQTGRTDAPKPRLKLGS
- a CDS encoding PaaX family transcriptional regulator, producing the protein MSEQHTPRSLIVTFYGAYGRAAPGPVPVADLVRLLAPVGVDAPSVRSSVSRLKRRELLVPGRTAAGAAGYALSPDARQLLEDGDRRIYASPPSARQDGGWVLAVFSVPESERQKRHVLRSRLAGLGFGTAAPGVWIAPAHLYEETRHTLERLQLASYVDLFRGEHLGFAATADAVARWWDLSSIAKEHEAFLDRHEPVLRAWQARTDTPPEEAYRDYLLALDSWRRLPYADPGLPGELLPDGWPGDRSAEVFAALDGRLRDAGARFVTPGDS
- a CDS encoding AMP-binding protein, which produces MDAKSALRLHPSAHVDTFAREHLPPPEQWPALVRDRPELHYADRLNCGAELLDRTVERLGADRPAFRAGSGDVWTYGELQRHVDRIAHVLTGELDVLPGQRVLLRGPTTPWLAACWLAVMKAGAVAVTVLAQQRSHELATMCEIAEVRHALCDARVVDDLVKAGIPGLAVTTFGGDGDDDLLARAARQPDVYEAVDTAADDVALIAFTSGTTGRPKGCMHFHSDVLAIADTFARHVLKPGPDDVFAGSPPLGFTFGLGGLVIFPLRFGASSLLLEQAGPKQLLPAIAEHGVTVLFTAPTAYRVMLDELREPGAPDVSTLRRCVSAGENLPAATWQAWHERTALRIINGIGATELLHIFISAADEAIRPGTTGRPVPGWHARVVDDSGAPVPDGEPGLLAVRGPVGCRYLGDDRQLQYVRHGWNVTGDTYVRDADGYFTYVARADDMIISAGYNIAGPEVEEALLRHPDVLETAVVGRPDELRGQTVVAYVVPRPGTERDPDRLREFMKGELVPYKCPREIVFLDALPRTATGKLQRFRLREPGPVE